In the Centroberyx gerrardi isolate f3 chromosome 9, fCenGer3.hap1.cur.20231027, whole genome shotgun sequence genome, one interval contains:
- the pole4 gene encoding DNA polymerase epsilon subunit 4, whose product MAATVAAAPVTPTETEPDRCVSEEESRGNEAEEESSQPTGPVTAVTHNRLSKLPLARIKALMKTDPDVSLASQESVFIIAKATELFVEMIAKDALVYAQQGKRKTLQRKDLDNAIEAIDEFAFLEGTLD is encoded by the exons ATGGCAGCTACGGTGGCGGCGGCGCCTGTCACCCCCACGGAAACCGAGCCTGACCGGTGCGTGAGTGAGGAGGAAAGCCGAGGGAatgaggcggaggaggagagcagccaGCCGACGGGGCCCGTTACTGCCGTTACCCACAACCGTCTGTCCAAGCTGCCGCTGGCTCGCATCAAGGCGCTCATGAAGACTGATCCAGACGTGTCACTCGCTAGCCAAGAGTCCGTATTTATCATCGCTAAAGCCACG GAGTTGTTTGTTGAGATGATTGCCAAAGATGCCCTGGTGTATGCCCAgcaaggaaagagaaaaacttTACAAAGGAAAGACTTAG ACAATGCAATAGAGGCCATAGATGAGTTTGCTTTTCTTGAAG GAACACTGGATTAA